The Haladaptatus cibarius D43 genome window below encodes:
- a CDS encoding DUF2110 family protein, translating into MVVLATKVYVSGEAKRRALDGLESLVGNALGDLDVEYDIGVRHDDFVSVTVEGEDEVVARNVLGEEWGEVTPNLREAETYIGTLESWDDGGFVLDAGQDVRIPASELELGPGKPEQIMERFGLVQHLPMKFVYGGDDEPSRLADEERDRLFDWTRGNGRVNVNSATRGEVRATVNRAGHAQDIVTVERLGVLEQSIICTENTDPPGLLSSIGGYIPAEIRCVIP; encoded by the coding sequence ATGGTCGTTCTCGCAACCAAAGTGTACGTCAGCGGTGAGGCGAAACGCCGCGCACTCGACGGCCTCGAATCGCTCGTTGGCAACGCCCTCGGTGATTTGGACGTAGAGTACGACATCGGCGTTCGCCACGACGATTTCGTTTCGGTAACGGTCGAGGGCGAGGACGAAGTCGTCGCCCGAAACGTTCTGGGCGAGGAGTGGGGCGAGGTGACGCCGAACCTCCGCGAGGCAGAAACTTACATTGGAACCCTCGAATCGTGGGACGACGGCGGTTTCGTCCTCGACGCCGGACAGGACGTTCGAATTCCGGCGTCCGAACTCGAACTTGGTCCCGGCAAACCCGAACAGATTATGGAACGATTCGGATTAGTTCAGCATCTGCCGATGAAGTTCGTCTACGGCGGCGATGACGAACCCTCCCGCCTCGCCGACGAGGAACGCGACCGCCTGTTCGACTGGACGCGCGGCAACGGTCGAGTGAACGTCAACAGCGCGACTCGCGGGGAAGTTCGTGCGACGGTCAACCGCGCCGGGCACGCCCAAGACATCGTCACGGTCGAACGCCTCGGCGTGCTGGAACAGAGCATCATCTGCACGGAAAACACCGACCCACCGGGGCTGCTCTCCAGTATCGGGGGTTACATCCCCGCGGAGATTCGTTGCGTAATTCCATGA
- a CDS encoding amidohydrolase family protein, translated as MPIDILEGEDEPRIIDTHAHQPTKEFLEDAGGQMMEDAANKFGAKMETDTYDSFVEEYREAGIGRTILLGWDAETNTGNPPVPNDYVAEIRDEYDDFFIGFGSVDPLKDDCVEEAERVVNDLDLSGFKFQQIAQGFDPSDPEHEKLFSTIEDLGVPCVFHGGNSTLGAGAPGGRGLKIKYGNPMMIDDLAAEHPDLQILLAHPAFPWEQEQLAICQQKGNVYMDLSGWLPKYIDDQVLHYAKTLLQDKVMFGTDYPMIRPKKWLNQFEELDFPEEVQRKILWENAEEFLDL; from the coding sequence ATGCCAATCGACATCCTCGAAGGCGAGGACGAACCGCGAATCATCGACACCCACGCGCACCAGCCGACGAAGGAGTTTTTGGAGGACGCTGGCGGGCAGATGATGGAGGACGCCGCGAACAAGTTCGGCGCGAAGATGGAGACAGACACCTACGACTCGTTCGTGGAGGAGTACCGCGAGGCGGGAATCGGGCGGACGATTCTGCTTGGCTGGGACGCCGAAACCAACACCGGCAACCCGCCGGTACCGAACGACTACGTGGCCGAAATCCGCGACGAGTACGACGATTTCTTCATCGGATTCGGGAGCGTTGACCCGCTGAAAGACGACTGTGTGGAAGAGGCAGAGCGCGTCGTCAACGACCTCGACCTCTCGGGATTCAAGTTCCAGCAAATCGCGCAGGGCTTCGACCCGAGCGACCCCGAGCACGAGAAACTGTTTTCGACCATCGAAGACCTCGGCGTTCCCTGCGTCTTCCACGGGGGCAACTCCACGCTCGGTGCGGGCGCACCGGGCGGCAGGGGACTGAAAATCAAGTACGGCAACCCGATGATGATTGATGACCTCGCGGCCGAGCACCCTGACCTCCAGATTCTCCTCGCACACCCCGCCTTCCCGTGGGAACAGGAACAACTCGCCATCTGCCAGCAGAAGGGGAACGTCTACATGGACTTGTCCGGATGGTTGCCGAAGTACATCGACGACCAAGTGCTTCACTACGCGAAGACGCTCCTGCAGGACAAAGTGATGTTCGGAACCGACTATCCGATGATTCGCCCCAAAAAATGGCTGAACCAGTTCGAAGAACTCGACTTCCCCGAGGAAGTCCAGCGCAAAATCCTCTGGGAGAACGCAGAAGAGTTCCTTGACCTGTAA
- a CDS encoding DUF5803 family protein has translation MNRRLVLAFGLFAVLAASAGCTSIFGSGSISDERLGQEASYNWETNQNVTYNVTSDQYQAVYKMDEKTTLEIYQEETLGEHGPVEISSVQFQYPNGTVAGHEDIRVKKTKEQTIITPPQSEGKLAYTAPRQGKTFAVPTHLNDQSYEVIIPKGMRVDMFLLSDVRPGSYTTEMQDERVHVIWDESVSADRISVRYYLARDKFLFGGVVGIALVAGLIGLAYFRMQIRELEEKREEMGLNADISDDDFGGGGPPPGMQ, from the coding sequence ATGAATCGACGCCTCGTCCTCGCGTTCGGTTTGTTCGCCGTGCTCGCGGCCAGCGCAGGCTGTACGTCGATTTTCGGCTCCGGAAGCATTAGCGACGAACGACTCGGACAGGAGGCGTCGTACAACTGGGAGACGAATCAGAACGTCACCTACAACGTGACCAGCGACCAGTATCAAGCGGTCTACAAGATGGACGAGAAGACGACGCTCGAAATCTATCAGGAGGAGACGCTGGGCGAACATGGACCCGTCGAAATCTCGTCGGTGCAGTTCCAGTATCCGAACGGAACGGTCGCAGGTCACGAAGATATTCGGGTAAAAAAGACGAAAGAACAGACTATCATCACGCCGCCCCAGAGCGAGGGTAAACTGGCGTACACCGCGCCACGACAGGGGAAAACGTTCGCCGTTCCGACGCACCTGAACGACCAGAGCTACGAGGTCATCATTCCGAAGGGGATGCGCGTCGATATGTTCCTGTTGAGCGACGTCCGCCCGGGTAGCTACACGACGGAGATGCAGGACGAACGCGTCCACGTCATTTGGGACGAATCGGTGAGCGCTGACAGGATTTCGGTTCGCTACTATCTCGCCCGAGACAAGTTCCTCTTCGGCGGTGTGGTCGGAATCGCGCTGGTGGCCGGATTGATCGGCCTCGCGTACTTCCGCATGCAGATTCGGGAACTCGAAGAGAAGCGCGAAGAAATGGGATTGAACGCGGACATTTCAGACGACGACTTCGGTGGCGGTGGCCCACCGCCAGGAATGCAGTAA
- the paaI gene encoding hydroxyphenylacetyl-CoA thioesterase PaaI, with amino-acid sequence MADIPDDHREKIASDPFCATLGIELTCLEPGSARTELTVSDDLLNFHGTPHGGVVYSLADAAFAAASNSEGETALALETNMSYLAAAEVGETLVAAAEQEDETRRTASYRVDVRANGEKTDGETIAIFRGRVYKP; translated from the coding sequence ATGGCGGACATTCCCGACGACCACCGTGAAAAAATCGCAAGTGACCCGTTCTGTGCCACGCTCGGCATCGAACTCACGTGTCTCGAACCCGGCAGTGCGCGAACCGAACTCACCGTCTCCGACGATCTGCTCAATTTCCACGGGACGCCCCACGGTGGCGTCGTCTACTCGCTCGCGGACGCCGCCTTCGCGGCGGCGTCCAACTCCGAGGGCGAAACTGCACTCGCACTGGAGACGAACATGTCCTATCTCGCCGCGGCAGAGGTCGGCGAAACGTTGGTCGCGGCCGCGGAGCAGGAAGACGAAACGCGGCGCACGGCATCGTATCGAGTTGACGTGCGTGCGAACGGCGAGAAAACTGATGGCGAAACCATCGCCATCTTCCGCGGCCGCGTGTACAAACCGTAG
- a CDS encoding universal stress protein produces MYVSPTPWTPSLLHAESGGQSPRRNVVVPLFDGMATDRTVEFAASLAEEWDGDVVLVNPVVRPSGTQFDGSDELLDEHRKTAERVLRTSLGPNTGVETRGTARVGRSLSAIVGETSNDVSAGAVVIDDRVSATQSNPLGRNVSARLACTVDCDVLTVGGSHASKTISSVLVPVSGGPHSGLAVDVARYVAQAHGAWVELLHVIETDADDRERAAAEEYVAAARDRLGEFENVDTWILEADDSTDTIIEQSKYYDVTVMGAPQKGRLREFVFGSTIGEVRSSAHNTVVTVERPHERDSLLSRWL; encoded by the coding sequence ATGTATGTGAGTCCCACTCCGTGGACTCCCTCGCTCTTACACGCGGAGAGCGGTGGCCAATCCCCCCGCCGAAATGTCGTCGTTCCGCTCTTCGACGGGATGGCAACCGATAGGACGGTCGAATTTGCCGCGTCACTCGCCGAGGAGTGGGATGGCGACGTCGTCCTCGTCAACCCGGTTGTTCGACCGTCGGGGACGCAGTTCGACGGCTCGGACGAGTTGCTGGACGAGCACCGAAAGACGGCAGAGCGGGTGCTCCGAACGTCACTCGGCCCGAACACGGGCGTCGAGACGCGTGGAACCGCCCGCGTCGGTCGGTCACTTTCGGCAATCGTCGGCGAGACGAGCAACGACGTTTCGGCCGGGGCGGTCGTGATAGACGACCGCGTTTCGGCAACGCAATCGAATCCGTTGGGTCGGAACGTTTCCGCGCGACTCGCTTGTACTGTCGATTGCGACGTTCTCACCGTCGGCGGCAGTCACGCCTCGAAAACCATTTCGTCGGTTCTCGTTCCGGTTTCAGGCGGCCCGCACTCGGGGTTGGCGGTGGATGTCGCGCGATACGTCGCGCAGGCACACGGTGCGTGGGTCGAACTGCTCCACGTCATCGAAACCGACGCGGACGACCGGGAGCGAGCCGCCGCCGAGGAGTACGTCGCCGCCGCCCGCGACCGACTCGGCGAGTTCGAGAACGTCGATACGTGGATTCTCGAAGCCGACGATTCGACCGACACAATTATCGAGCAGTCGAAATACTACGACGTGACGGTGATGGGCGCGCCACAAAAAGGGAGACTTCGGGAGTTCGTCTTCGGTTCGACAATCGGCGAAGTGCGCTCGTCGGCGCACAACACGGTCGTAACGGTCGAACGGCCGCACGAACGGGATTCACTTCTCAGTCGCTGGCTGTAA
- a CDS encoding DUF4177 domain-containing protein: MARHTDETWEYRTLRPPRGSEKKEAIDPTSELNEYGKEGWELVETIEYVGGGTKFLVFKRPARTDDGGVDE, from the coding sequence ATGGCTCGCCACACAGACGAGACGTGGGAGTATCGAACGCTCAGGCCGCCGCGCGGGAGCGAGAAAAAGGAGGCCATCGACCCGACCAGCGAACTGAACGAATACGGGAAAGAGGGATGGGAACTGGTCGAAACCATCGAATACGTCGGTGGGGGCACCAAATTCCTCGTGTTCAAGCGTCCTGCCCGGACAGACGACGGTGGCGTGGATGAGTGA
- a CDS encoding GNAT family N-acetyltransferase: MSTVNRTDEDGYVVRWFEERDLSGFLSLDRVVFGRRRSERWFRWKYVDNPYVDHVPVFVVEKDGEIVGARPFLAFRMRAGSETVLALQPADTMVHPAHRRRGLFTRMTKHAIDHYAGGDPKFFFNFPNQRSRPGYLKLGWQIVGDRKTYYRIQNPSVFFRDARPGKRVRSQLLDFTSPIARRLHGLNRSWMRAQTNTSQHSSGTQTTYSITHYSGVETPVLTELYRATPPDAVHALRDETYYQWRFSSPAWKRETYVAEDNRGDTVAAIVVRTRTTSGGVSVTQLADVVPLMERESRRRAIVRLLDRIVGEYAESDLLSVPKGDLPDDLLREFGFVSDAVPPLSWVSDFDCRLVALPLNCEHWSVGGKRLSQRSNWHVSFGERDTA, encoded by the coding sequence ATGTCCACAGTAAACCGAACCGACGAAGACGGCTACGTCGTGCGATGGTTCGAAGAGCGCGATTTGTCGGGATTTCTCTCGCTCGACCGTGTCGTTTTCGGGCGGCGCCGGAGTGAGCGCTGGTTTCGGTGGAAGTACGTGGACAACCCTTACGTTGACCACGTTCCCGTGTTCGTCGTGGAGAAGGACGGGGAAATCGTCGGTGCGCGGCCGTTCCTCGCGTTTCGGATGCGTGCCGGTTCGGAGACGGTACTCGCATTGCAACCGGCAGACACCATGGTACATCCGGCACATCGACGGCGAGGGCTGTTCACCCGGATGACGAAACACGCAATCGACCACTATGCGGGCGGCGACCCCAAATTTTTCTTCAACTTCCCGAATCAGCGTTCCAGACCCGGCTATCTCAAACTCGGCTGGCAAATCGTCGGCGACCGAAAAACGTACTATCGGATTCAGAACCCGTCCGTCTTCTTCCGGGATGCTCGGCCCGGGAAGCGAGTTCGGTCGCAGCTTCTCGATTTCACGTCCCCGATTGCCCGTCGTCTCCACGGCCTGAATCGCTCTTGGATGAGAGCGCAAACGAACACCTCGCAACACAGTTCGGGAACGCAGACCACGTACTCGATTACTCACTACTCCGGCGTCGAAACGCCCGTTCTCACCGAACTGTACCGCGCCACGCCACCGGATGCCGTTCACGCGCTGCGCGACGAAACGTACTATCAGTGGCGATTTTCGAGTCCCGCATGGAAGCGAGAAACCTACGTGGCGGAAGACAACCGCGGCGACACGGTTGCCGCGATCGTGGTTCGGACGCGGACGACATCCGGTGGCGTGAGCGTGACGCAACTCGCGGACGTCGTTCCGTTGATGGAACGCGAATCGAGAAGGCGCGCGATTGTGCGCCTTCTCGACCGAATCGTCGGCGAGTACGCCGAGTCCGACCTTCTTTCCGTTCCGAAGGGCGACCTTCCGGACGACCTGCTCCGCGAGTTCGGCTTCGTAAGCGATGCAGTACCACCCCTCTCGTGGGTGTCGGATTTCGACTGCCGGTTGGTCGCGCTTCCACTCAACTGTGAACACTGGTCGGTCGGCGGCAAACGACTCAGTCAGCGGTCGAACTGGCACGTTTCGTTCGGCGAGCGTGACACCGCGTAG
- a CDS encoding right-handed parallel beta-helix repeat-containing protein — MYDVVSDLGMDSTGEEPIDDILDANIQSNTKLEFPQGEYRVTDFTFDFGNGLHDFGMVGIESDATMVLDTTDDVTGNPGAVWLSLGGADSTNLLYEGFTHDVSSAPEAPKMQLVVDDGLLVRDVLHRGSHDGSQGPFLFGVRTESGTGLVENLRAPDGAPDGSGAVGLFVEMNTTGELEFRDCHLAGFPNNGLYQSSKSTGTVRVVGGEYRNNNIANVRLAGSGSEVRDCCVAVDTSHSDDSFPTNMRGIWLFAADTTVENCDVSFTAETISDGAIVVAESGTHEIRNTRIRVDTDDTAAVYAAPPETTPAPVSCRNVQVTGSAGHTTNGYSGSAALRVYGRPDSVFDSCCVKQTGTDRDGVLLQYSGDSRVSDCSFDVTDDAVVLDNSADVVRQNNTTCFAPCAAPSCSDSAE; from the coding sequence GTGTACGACGTCGTTTCCGACCTTGGCATGGATTCGACCGGGGAGGAACCGATAGACGACATTCTCGACGCGAACATCCAAAGCAACACGAAGTTGGAGTTTCCACAGGGAGAGTACCGCGTCACTGATTTTACATTCGACTTCGGCAACGGACTGCACGATTTCGGAATGGTCGGTATCGAATCCGACGCGACGATGGTTCTCGATACGACAGACGACGTGACCGGAAATCCCGGCGCAGTGTGGTTGTCGCTTGGTGGGGCGGATTCGACAAACCTCCTCTACGAAGGTTTTACCCACGATGTCAGCAGTGCGCCGGAAGCACCCAAAATGCAACTCGTCGTTGACGATGGACTGCTCGTTCGGGATGTGCTTCATCGCGGCAGTCACGACGGTTCGCAAGGTCCGTTTTTGTTCGGCGTGCGAACCGAATCCGGAACCGGCCTCGTTGAGAATCTCCGCGCGCCGGACGGTGCTCCGGACGGAAGCGGCGCAGTCGGCCTCTTCGTGGAGATGAATACGACAGGCGAACTGGAGTTTCGGGACTGCCACCTCGCCGGGTTCCCGAACAACGGCCTCTACCAATCGAGCAAGAGCACCGGAACCGTCCGCGTCGTCGGCGGAGAGTACCGGAACAACAACATCGCAAACGTTCGTCTCGCCGGGTCGGGAAGCGAGGTTCGGGACTGCTGTGTGGCCGTGGATACGTCCCACTCGGACGATTCGTTCCCGACGAACATGCGGGGAATCTGGTTGTTCGCAGCCGATACTACCGTCGAAAACTGCGACGTGAGTTTCACCGCGGAGACGATCAGCGACGGTGCAATTGTCGTCGCCGAAAGCGGAACGCACGAGATACGGAACACTCGAATTCGGGTCGATACCGACGACACCGCGGCGGTGTACGCTGCTCCGCCCGAGACGACGCCTGCCCCTGTCTCGTGTAGGAACGTGCAGGTGACCGGTAGTGCAGGCCATACGACGAACGGCTATTCCGGCAGTGCCGCCCTCCGTGTGTACGGCCGCCCGGATTCCGTCTTCGATTCCTGTTGTGTGAAACAAACGGGAACCGACCGAGATGGCGTCCTTCTACAGTACAGCGGGGACAGTCGCGTTTCCGACTGCTCGTTCGACGTAACCGACGACGCCGTCGTCCTCGACAACTCTGCCGATGTCGTTCGCCAAAACAACACGACCTGCTTCGCACCCTGCGCCGCGCCGTCGTGTTCGGATTCGGCCGAGTGA
- the tfe gene encoding transcription factor E — MAFEDLLSDPVIQKYLHELVGPKGMPVAAAPPDGEVTDEELAEELDLELNDVRRALFILYENDLATYRRLRDEDSGWLTYLWTFEYDKIPENLEEEMYRLLNALEQRQEYERNHEFYLCEICSLRFEFGEAMDFGFECPECGSPLESMENSMLVESMENRIEELEQELNVEVLGA; from the coding sequence ATGGCTTTCGAGGACCTGCTAAGCGACCCAGTGATTCAGAAATACCTCCACGAACTGGTCGGGCCAAAGGGCATGCCGGTTGCCGCCGCGCCGCCGGACGGTGAGGTCACCGACGAGGAACTCGCGGAGGAACTCGACCTCGAACTCAACGACGTTCGCAGGGCGCTGTTCATCCTCTACGAGAACGACCTTGCGACCTATCGCCGACTCCGAGACGAGGATTCGGGGTGGCTCACCTATCTCTGGACGTTCGAGTACGACAAGATTCCGGAGAATCTAGAAGAGGAGATGTACCGCCTGCTCAACGCGCTGGAGCAGCGCCAAGAGTACGAACGCAACCACGAGTTCTACCTCTGTGAAATCTGCTCTCTGCGATTCGAGTTCGGCGAAGCGATGGACTTCGGCTTCGAATGTCCCGAATGTGGGTCGCCGCTCGAATCCATGGAGAACTCGATGCTCGTCGAATCCATGGAAAACCGAATCGAGGAACTCGAACAGGAACTCAACGTCGAGGTACTCGGTGCATAA
- a CDS encoding MaoC/PaaZ C-terminal domain-containing protein, whose product MAYSYEPHYFEDFEEGQTFESVGRTVTEYDFVQHSAFTGDWTELHTNKHYAEDEYFGERVAHGPMTFSLATGFVYRCGFLERTVLAFLGMNYMDIPAPVRMDDSISLDMEVVETKELSSREDSGLVVIDTVMTNQEDTVVFEGDMKFLIKREE is encoded by the coding sequence ATGGCGTACAGCTACGAACCCCACTACTTCGAGGACTTTGAAGAAGGCCAGACGTTCGAAAGCGTCGGTCGAACGGTCACCGAGTACGACTTCGTTCAGCACTCCGCGTTCACGGGCGACTGGACGGAACTCCACACGAACAAGCATTACGCCGAGGACGAATATTTCGGCGAGCGCGTGGCCCACGGCCCGATGACGTTCTCGCTGGCAACCGGCTTTGTCTACCGCTGTGGTTTCTTGGAGCGCACCGTTCTCGCGTTCCTCGGCATGAACTACATGGACATCCCCGCGCCGGTTAGAATGGACGACAGCATCTCGCTCGACATGGAAGTCGTGGAGACGAAAGAACTCTCCAGTAGAGAGGACTCCGGCCTCGTCGTCATCGACACGGTCATGACGAATCAGGAGGATACCGTCGTCTTCGAGGGCGACATGAAGTTCCTCATCAAGCGCGAAGAGTGA
- a CDS encoding TylF/MycF/NovP-related O-methyltransferase — MGDNTRNVMTSVARLYRFALLAASLPVVLAEYFRPETGAEYGVGLFDKLVLAAKMARNNVQIQTGSTFLEHLVIATKVLTIPREEEGSLVECGCYKGGSTANLSLVAGLCNRPLEVFDSFEGMPEPNENDREHVLVKSEQIHTYDEDAWGAPIEEVQENIARYGDVSVCTFHEGYFDQTMPEFEASCVLLFLDVGLRESAETCLEYLWPLLQSGGYCFTHDVKHMEISTLFFDGDWWRETLDREPPGLVGAGSGLGLHPEHNGFGSLLGYIVKNPESSVFEMVAEDGDGENCVEVVRKRKD, encoded by the coding sequence ATGGGAGATAACACTCGAAACGTGATGACGTCGGTGGCAAGACTGTATCGGTTCGCACTGCTGGCGGCGAGTTTACCGGTGGTTCTCGCGGAATACTTCCGCCCCGAAACCGGTGCCGAGTACGGCGTCGGACTGTTCGATAAGCTCGTCTTGGCCGCGAAGATGGCGCGGAACAACGTGCAAATACAGACCGGTTCGACGTTCCTCGAACACCTCGTCATCGCCACGAAGGTGCTGACGATTCCCCGCGAAGAGGAGGGAAGTTTGGTCGAATGTGGCTGTTACAAAGGTGGCAGTACCGCCAACCTCTCGCTCGTCGCCGGACTCTGCAATCGACCGCTGGAGGTGTTCGATTCCTTCGAGGGAATGCCGGAACCGAACGAAAACGACCGAGAACATGTCCTCGTCAAATCGGAGCAAATACACACTTACGACGAAGATGCGTGGGGTGCGCCGATAGAAGAAGTGCAAGAAAACATCGCGCGATACGGCGACGTTTCGGTTTGCACGTTCCACGAGGGATATTTCGACCAAACGATGCCCGAGTTCGAAGCGTCGTGTGTGCTCCTTTTTTTGGATGTCGGACTCAGAGAATCCGCCGAAACCTGTCTCGAATATCTGTGGCCCCTTCTTCAGTCGGGTGGATACTGCTTTACCCACGACGTGAAACACATGGAGATTTCCACGCTGTTTTTCGACGGTGATTGGTGGCGAGAAACGCTCGACAGGGAACCGCCGGGCTTGGTCGGTGCCGGAAGTGGTCTGGGCCTCCATCCCGAACATAACGGGTTCGGAAGCCTGCTCGGCTACATCGTGAAAAACCCCGAATCATCCGTGTTCGAGATGGTCGCCGAAGACGGTGACGGCGAAAACTGCGTCGAAGTCGTTCGGAAGCGGAAGGATTGA
- a CDS encoding helix-turn-helix domain-containing protein — MVGDDARFRQRFAPVAKLPSPRTKLVYLYLHVADGATVEELHEALGIQYLELYSALRVLRERSIVRNERSIYRCRVHEGGNSSPLDGRFSRMQ, encoded by the coding sequence ATGGTCGGAGATGATGCTCGATTCCGGCAGAGATTTGCTCCCGTCGCAAAACTTCCCTCGCCGCGGACGAAACTCGTGTATCTCTATCTGCACGTCGCGGACGGCGCGACGGTGGAAGAGTTGCACGAAGCCTTGGGGATCCAGTATTTAGAACTCTACAGTGCTCTGCGGGTTCTCCGGGAGCGCAGCATCGTTCGAAACGAGCGGAGCATCTATCGCTGTCGAGTGCACGAAGGAGGAAACAGCAGTCCACTCGACGGCCGATTTTCCCGGATGCAGTAG
- the paaK gene encoding phenylacetate--CoA ligase PaaK: MVYSDTEAASRDELRTLQDERLAETVAHAHENVPFYQNALDEAGVSPEEIQSVEDISELPFTTKEDFRDNYPDGMFAVPREDIHRIHASSGTTGKPKIVSYTEDDLGVWREVMARSLSAAGVKPEHVVQNAYGYGLFTGGLGFHDGVQELGACVIPVGGGNTARQIDMLQDLESDVLSCTPSYCLYLAEAAEERGIDPRDLPLSTVVIGAEPFTNPMREEIEEALDVTAVDVYGLSEIIGPGVSIECADVQNGLHIWEDHFYPEVVDPNTGEPLPEGEEGELVITSLTKEALPVLRYRTGDMTSLNYEKCDCGRTMVRMGNVTGRADDLLIVRGVNVYPSQIEEVMVDLDAVAPHYRIDLTRDGNLDRMKITVEYHEKIEASPEELKAEIQSRLGEVLDVTPDELEVVEPGAIDRTEVGKVKRVYDHR, translated from the coding sequence ATGGTATATAGTGACACCGAAGCGGCGTCACGCGATGAGCTACGGACATTACAGGACGAGCGACTGGCCGAAACGGTCGCACACGCCCACGAGAACGTTCCATTCTACCAGAACGCACTAGACGAGGCGGGAGTTTCGCCGGAGGAGATACAGAGCGTCGAAGACATCTCCGAACTGCCGTTTACGACGAAAGAGGATTTCCGCGACAACTACCCGGACGGGATGTTCGCGGTTCCGCGCGAGGATATTCACCGGATTCACGCCTCGTCGGGAACCACCGGAAAGCCGAAAATCGTCTCCTACACCGAAGACGACCTCGGCGTCTGGCGCGAGGTGATGGCCCGGTCGCTCTCTGCGGCGGGCGTCAAACCGGAACACGTCGTCCAGAACGCCTACGGCTACGGCTTGTTCACGGGGGGCCTCGGATTCCACGACGGGGTGCAGGAACTCGGTGCCTGTGTCATTCCAGTCGGCGGCGGGAACACCGCCCGGCAAATCGACATGCTTCAGGATTTAGAAAGTGACGTGCTCTCGTGCACGCCGTCGTACTGTCTCTACCTCGCCGAGGCCGCGGAGGAACGCGGTATCGACCCCCGTGACCTCCCGCTTTCCACGGTCGTCATCGGCGCGGAACCGTTTACCAACCCCATGCGCGAGGAAATCGAGGAAGCATTGGACGTGACTGCGGTGGACGTGTACGGCCTCTCGGAAATCATCGGCCCGGGCGTCTCCATCGAATGTGCCGACGTGCAGAACGGCTTGCACATCTGGGAAGACCACTTCTACCCCGAAGTCGTTGACCCCAATACGGGCGAACCGCTTCCGGAGGGCGAGGAGGGCGAACTCGTCATCACGAGTCTGACGAAGGAGGCCCTGCCCGTTCTGCGCTACCGAACCGGCGACATGACCAGCTTGAACTACGAGAAATGTGATTGCGGCCGAACCATGGTTCGAATGGGCAACGTCACCGGAAGAGCGGACGACCTGCTCATCGTTCGCGGTGTCAACGTCTATCCGAGCCAAATCGAGGAAGTGATGGTGGATTTGGACGCCGTCGCACCGCACTACCGAATCGACCTGACGCGGGACGGCAACTTAGACCGCATGAAAATCACGGTCGAATATCACGAGAAAATCGAAGCCTCGCCCGAGGAACTCAAGGCGGAGATTCAGTCCCGACTCGGCGAAGTGCTGGACGTGACGCCCGACGAACTCGAAGTCGTCGAACCGGGTGCCATCGACCGAACCGAAGTTGGAAAGGTAAAGCGCGTGTACGACCACCGATAA